From Lolium perenne isolate Kyuss_39 chromosome 5, Kyuss_2.0, whole genome shotgun sequence, a single genomic window includes:
- the LOC127304563 gene encoding protein P21-like: MASPLSIILALVLAVATTDAATITVLNKCSYMVWPGAFPVGGGTRLGPGQSWSFQAPAGTQSGRIWARTGCTFDGSGAGSCATGDCGGILACAGPGKPPASLAAYTLGVGSVSDFYDLSLVDGFNVPMSFAPTRGSCRRVSCAADINSQCPPELKVDGGCLSACLKFNTPQYCCPLPSSPARCPPTDYSRFFKRLCPDAYSYAFDDKSTIFSCASGTDYRVTFCP; this comes from the coding sequence ATGGCATCTCCACTTAGCATCATCCTAGCCCTTGTGCTCGCCGTGGCCACCACCGATGCCGCCACCATCACGGTCCTCAACAAGTGCTCCTACATGGTGTGGCCTGGCGCATTCCCAGTGGGCGGCGGGACGAGGCTTGGCCCGGGCCAATCATGGTCCTTCCAAGCGCCGGCAGGCACACAATCCGGCAGGATCTGGGCGCGCACGGGCTGCACTTTCGATGGCAGCGGCGCCGGATCCTGTGCCACAGGCGACTGCGGTGGCATCCTAGCCTGCGCCGGTCCCGGGAAGCCGCCCGCATCGCTCGCCGCGTACACGCTTGGCGTGGGCAGCGTCTCCGACTTCTACGACCTCTCCCTCGTCGACGGGTTCAATGTGCCGATGAGCTTCGCCCCCACTAGGGGTAGCTGCCGCAGGGTCAGCTGCGCCGCCGACATCAACTCGCAGTGCCCACCGGAGCTGAAGGTGGACGGGGGCTGCCTCAGCGCGTGCCTCAAGTTCAACACTCCGCAGTACTGCTGCCCGCTGCCGAGTAGTCCTGCGAGGTGCCCGCCGACGGACTACTCCCGCTTCTTCAAGCGTCTCTGCCCGGACGCCTACAGCTACGCCTTTGATGACAAGAGCACCATCTTCAGCTGCGCCTCCGGCACAGACTACCGAGTCACCTTCTGCCCCTAG